GCTTCCATGAACATTTCTTCGGAAACCGGCGGCATTTCCAGTCGTTTGGCGGAGTCGATCATCCGTTTTGCGTTCTGATCCGGACGGAAGGTGACCGTACGGCCATCTTTGGTTTTATAGGCCTTCAGGCCTTCAAAAACTTCCTGGCAGTATTGCAGGACGCCGGCACATTCGTTCAGTACCACATTGGCATCATCGGTCAGACCGCCTTTTCCCCATTTGCCGTCTTTGTAATTTGCCACATACCGTTGGGAAGTGGGTTGGTAAGCGAAACCCAGGTTATCCCAGTCTAAATTAACCTTTGACATAAAAACCCCTCGTTTCCTTCGAAAAACTATGATGTTACAAAAATGAATTTTGTATACTTCATAATATTATCCTTTTGCAATGGGTTTGTCAATCATATCCTGAAAAAGGCTTTTTATGCACTTTCCCCGTACTATCATACCATCTTCCAGGATTGCGCAGTTCTGATAGGAGAACTATAATAAGGATAAAACCGTGCCGGGATAGCAGCTGTATCAATATTATATAGGAAAAGATTGATCGGCGGCAGGACGGGAAAAAGCGCGAGGTGGATTCCATGACGAAGAAGTTATACGAAAATGATTCGTTGCTCAAGACCTGTGAGGCCCAGGTGCTGGCCTGTGAACAGAAGGATGACCATTATGAAGTGACGCTGGACCAGACGGTGATTTTCCCGGAAGGGGGCGGTCAGCTGTCCGACCGGGGCTGGCTGGACACCGTGCCGGTGTTCTATGCCTCTGAGGCAGGGCCGGACGTGCACCACTGGACCAATACCCCGGTGGAAGTGGGAAAGAAGGTCCAGGTGAAACTGGACTGGGCGGTGCGGCTGGACCGGATGCAGCAGCACTGCGGGGAACACATCCTGTCCTATGCCTTCTGGAAGACCTGCGGAGCCAATAACGTAGGATTCCATATGAATGAAGACAGTGTGTTCATCGACCTGGACAAGGAAATCGATGAGGAAACCGCCGAAAAGGCGGAACGGATGGCCAACCAGTGCCTGTGGGCCAACGAACCCATTACCCTGCATTATGTGGATTCCACGGAACTGGGGAACTATCCTCTCCGTAAGAAAAACGAGAAGCTGCGGGGCACGGTGCGGCTGGTGGACATCAGGAACGGGGACATCTGTACCTGCTGCGGTACCCATCCTCCTTTTACAGGGATGGTGGGATCCATCCAGATCATCCGTTTCGTCCGCCACAAGGGAGGCAGCCGGGTGGAATTTTTATGCGGTGCCCGGGCACTGACCGAGATGCACAAACGGAATCAGGTTTTGGAGGACACCAGCAATTTCCTGTCGGTGAAGGCGGATGGGGTCCTGCCGGCTGTGGAGAAGCTGCACCAGGAGATCCTGGAACTGCGGGGCCAGGTGCGGGAAAAGACCCAGGAACTGATCCGTTTCCAGCTGCCGGAACGGCTGGAAAAAGCGCCCACCTTCTCCGATGGTACCCGGCTGCTGGTACTGACCCTGGAAGGAACGGCTCAGGAAGGGAAGAGTGCCATGAAGCTGGCTTCCGCTGAACCGAAGGTACTGGCTGCCGTGTTCACGAAGGACGGAGAACGGCTCATGTACCAGTTTGCCTTGAGTGAAGGTGCTACGGGTGACTGCAAAGCCTGCTGCCAGCAGGCCAATGCCCTGTTCCAGGGACGTGGGGGTGGCCGTCCGCAAAGTGCCCAGGGCGGCGGTACAGCAGGTGACGATTGGCAGGAGAAGATAAAGGAGCTGGAAAAACAGATCCTGGGATAGGGGTGCCTCCCGGGCTGCGACCGTTTCCCGTTGAAAACCCTTGCAACAATTGTAACAAATATGATATAATCTTAATCGCTGTGAATGCACAGCCATCCATAATACACACGCAGAGTCAGGACGCGGCTGTCCTCTTTTGCCGAGAGGCCAAGCGAAAAGAGCTCTGCGGAGGGAAAACAGGAGGAATACAAAATGGCAATCGTATCTATGAAACAACTGTTGGAAGCAGGCGTACACTTCGGTCATCAGACCCGTCGCTGGAACCCCAAGATGGCTCCGTATATCTTCACCGAACGGAACGGCATCTACATCATCGATCTGCAGCAGACCGTGAAGAAAGTGGAAGAATGCTACAGCTTCCTGCGTGAACTGGCTGCCCAGGGCGGTACCGTGCTGTTCGTAGGCACCAAGAAACAGGCTCAGGCTGCCATCAAAGAAGAAGCGGAACGCTGCGGCATGTTCTATGTGAACGAAAGATGGCTGGGCGGCATGCTGACCAACTTCAAGACCATCCAGACCCGTATCAAACGGCTGCATGAACTGGAAAAAATGGAAGAAGATGGCACCTTCGACCTGCTGCCGAAGAAAGAAGTCATCGTTCTGCGCCATGAAATGGCCAAACTGGAAAAATACCTGGGCGGTATCAAGAACATGAAGAAGCTGCCCAGCGCTCTGTTCGTCATCGATCCCCGGAAGGAACACAACGCCATCATGGAAGCACGGAAACTGCATATCCCCATCGTAGCCACCGTTGATACCAACTGCGATCCGGATGAAGTGGATTACCTGATGCCTGCCAACGATGACGCCATCCGTGCCGTTCGTCTGCTGACCAGCAAAATGGCTGACGCTGTCCTGGAAGGCAAAGCCAGCGCTGTGGACGAAGAAGCTGCCGCCGCTGATGAAAAGGCTGCTGCTGACGATAAAGACGCTGAATAAGATTTCATTCCGTAAAGTACAGGAGGAATACTGATGGCAATTACTGCTAGCATGGTAAAAGACCTGCGTGACCGTACCGGCGCAGGCATGATGGACTGCAAAAAAGCCCTGACCGCCACCAATGGCGATATGGATGCGGCTATCGATTTCCTGCGGGAAAAAGGCCTGTCCAAGGCTGCCAAGAAAGCCAGCCGTGTGGCTGCTGAAGGTCTGGTAGAAGCCTATGTGGACGAAGCCAACAAAGTAGCCGTCCTGGTCGAAGTGAACTGCGAAACCGACTTCGTGGCCAACACCGACGAATATAAGAACCTGGTCCTGTCCATTGCCAAACACATTGCTGCCAACAAACCGGCTGATGTGGCTGCTCTGAATGACCAGATCTTCCTGGGCACTGACAAGAAAGTCAGCGAAGTCATCACTGAAGCCATTGCCAAAATCGGCGAAAAGATCGATATCCGTCGCTTCACCGTTTATGAATATGGCAATGACACCCTGGGCCACTACATCCATGGCGCCGGCAGAATCGGCGTGCTGGTTGAACTGGAAGGCGGGGACACTGAAGTAGCCAAAGACGTGGCTATGCACATTGCTGCTGCCAACCCGTCCTACCTGGATCGGACCCTGGTTCCCGCTGCAGAACTGGATCATGAAAAAGAAGTCCTGGCAGAACAGGCCAAGAACGAAGGAAAACCGGAAAAGATCATCGAAAAGATGGTCCAGGGCCGGATTCAGAAGTTCTATAAAGAAATCTGCCTGGTCGATCAGGAATTCATCAAAGACCCGGATAAATCCGTGGGTGCTCTGCTGAAAGAACACAATGCCAAAGCCAAGAGATACGTTCGGTATCAGCTGGGTGAAGGCATTGAAAAGAAAAAAGAAGACTTTGCTGCTGAAGTAGCCAGCTTCGTAAAATAACAATCCTGACAAGGGGCTTTCGCTTGGGCGGCAGCCCCTTGTTTTATGACCTTTAAGATTTCGGTCTTGCAGGAAACGGCAAATTCACCTATAATGAGATGGAACAAACTTGTGGATGTTTCGAGTAAGGGTTCGGAAAATCTCTACAGAGGGAGAAGCCATCCGGATGCAAGAGCGACGGAACTCGGTAGGAGGTACTGTCAGTGTCGGGTAATAGAAAGTTCAAACGTGTCATTCTGAAACTCAGTGGGGAAGCCCTGGCCGGTGACAAAGGCTACGGCATCGATCCCAAAACCGTGGATCATATTGCGGCCCAGATCCAGGCTGTCCACGAAAGCGGACTGGACGTGGCCGTCGTCAATGGCGGCGGTAATATCTGGAGAGGGCTGGCCGGTGCTTCCAAGGGCATGGACCGGGCAACCGCCGATTATATGGGCATGCTGGCTACGGTGATCAACTCCCTGGCACTGCAGGATGCCCTGGAAAACCGGGGTGTTCCCACTCGTGTGCAGACGGCCATTGAAATGCGGGCCATTGCAGAACCGTACATCCGGCGGAGAGCCGTACGGCACCTGGAAAAGGGCCGTGTGGTGATTTTCGCTGCCGGTACCGGCAACCCGTACTTCTCTACAGATACCACGGCTGCCCTGCGGGCTGCTGAAATCGAGGCAGATGCCATCCTGATGGCCAAGAAAGGCGTGGATGGGGTCTATGATAGTGATCCGGCCAAAAATCCCAATGCGGTGAAATTCGACCATCTGGAATACATCGAAGTCATCCAAAGAAATCTGGGTGTCATGGATTCTACGGCCATCAGCCTGTGCATGGATAACCATATTCCCATTGTCGTATTCAATATCGATCAGGAAGGAAATATCCTGAAAGCGGCTGCTGGCGAAAAAATCGGAACCCTGGTAGGAGGATTCTAATATGGCAACGATTGCAGAACTGCAAACCAAGACCCAAGAAAAAATGGACAGAGCGCTGAAAGCCCTGCGTGTGGAGCTGACCAATATCCGTACCGGTCGTGCCACCCCTTCCCTGCTGGATCAGGTGAAGGTGGATTATTACGGAGCACCGACTCCTGTGACCCAGGTAGCCAATGTATCCGTACCGGAACCCCGGATGATCATGATCCAGCCCTGGGACCGGAGCCTGCTGAAAGTGATTGAAAAAGCCATCATGACCAGCGATCTGGGACTGAACCCCAACAACGATGGCCAGGTGATCCGCCTGAATCTGCCGCTTCTGACAGAAGAACGCCGGAAAGAGCTGGTGAAGGTCGTGAACAAGAAAGGCGAGGCCAGCCGGGTGGAAATCCGGAACATCCGCCGGGATTTCAACGAAGCCGTCAAGAAGATGCTGAAGGCCAAGGAAATCACGGAAGACGATTCCAAGGCAGCACTGGATAAATCCCAGAAGCTGACGGATGAATACACCAAAAAGATCGATGACACCCTTGCCCAAAAGGAAAAGGAAGTCATGTCGGTGTGATGGACACCTCCCAGAAGGCGCCCGATGTACTGGCACGGCCTTTGGCCTATGCACTCCGAAAACTGGAGGAGGCAGGCTGGCAGGTCCAGGTGGTACGGGCAGAGCCTTATTTCCATCATCAATCGCAAGTCTGGCAGGATGCTTCCGCTTATGTATTGCGGCAGACCGTTCTGCCTGACCATATAGTACAAATTCTTGTTGGTTGCAAATTCGAAGGGAGGTGTACTGATAATGGCACACAAAATTAACCAAGACGAATGCATCGGCTGCGGTTCCTGCGCTGGAACCTGCCCGGTAGGTGCAATCTCTGAAGACAACGGCAAGTACAAGGTTGACGAAGCCAGCTGCATCGATTGCGATGCTTGCACCGGCGCTTGCCCGACTGGCGCTATCAAAGCTGAATAAGCTTGTAGCGTATTGCGCAGCCCGCGTATGCAGGCTGCGCAAATTTTTTTATAAGGGAAGGTTTGTATGCTGAAAAAATTATTGGGATTGACCTTGCCGAATTGTAAAGACCCGGAAGGACGGGAAGTGGATCTTTCCCAGATCCGGCCGGAACTGGTGCCCCAGCATGTAGCCATCATCATGGATGGCAACGGACGGTGGGCACGGGCACAGGGAAAACCTCGCACCTTCGGCCATGCAGCCGGTGCCCGGACCCTGCGGCGCATCGTGAAATTTGCGGACAAACTGGGTATCAAGGCCCTGAGCGTGTATGCCTTTTCTACGGAAAACTGGAAACGGCCCATTACAGAAGTCCATTTCATCATGGATCTTCTGGTGGAATATCTGACCAAGGAACTGGAAGAATTCAATCAGTACAATGTACGGATCCGGTTCATGGGAGCCCGGGAGGGACTGCCGGATGCGGTCCTGGAAAAAATGGATCACGCCCTGGAAGTGACCAGAGACAATACGGGCATCATCCTGAACATCGCAATCAATTACGGCGGACAGCGGGAACTGGTGGGGGCCATGAAAGAAATCGCCACCCTGGTGAAGGAAGGCCAGCTGCAGCCGGAAGACATAAATGAAAAAACCATCGAAGAGCACCTGTACACCCGGGGGATGCCGGCACCGGATCTGTTGATACGGACGGGAGGCGACCTGCGGGTGAGCAACTTCATGCTGTGGCAGATTGCCTACTCAGAGTTCTGGACCACGCCGGTTTTCTGGCCGGATTTCTCCGAGGAACTTCTGGCGGAAGCGGTGCTCAGCTACGAGAAACGGGATCGCCGGTTCGGCGGCCTGAACCAGAAATAAGAGGCGAAGACTATGGGACAACGAATCCGGACGGCCATCGTGGCCATTCCGATTGCACTGTGTTTGATCAAACTGGGAGGGCTGCCCTTTGCCCTGGGCGTGCTGCTGCTGGGTCTGGTGGGCTTCCGGGAATTCCAGGATATGCTCACGAAGGATGGCATCCAGGTCTATCGGGCCATGGGGATGGCCGGCACCTGCCTGCTGATCCTGGCAGCCGGGGCGGGGCATGGGGACTGGCTGCTGCCCCTGGTGACCCTGTTCTCCCTGCTGGTGATGCTGGAGGGACTGTATTGCTATGCCCAGGGGCATTTTCCCGAGAACACCGGCCTGACCTGTATGGCCCTGGTGTACCTGGGCCTGCCCTTTGCCCATTTCATCCTGCTCCGGGAACTGACGGGCCCCGTGCATACCCTGCCCCTGTGGGGACCGATGAGCCTGGGGGAAGCCCTGCTCTGGACCGTCATGTTCGCCACCTGGGCCAGTGATACCTTTGCCTACTTTGGCGGCCGGGCTTTCGGCAGGACGAAGCTGCTGCCCCGGGTCAGCCCTAAGAAAACCCGGGAGGGAGCCCTGTGCGGGTTCATCGGGTGTGTGCTGACCGTCTGGCTGCTGGGAAATGTCTGGCTGGGCTATCCGCTGCTCCCCGTCCTGCTCCTGGGCATCGGTATCGGGATCTTTGCCCCTCTGGGGGATCTGGTGGAAAGCATCCTGAAGCGGTCCTGTGACATCAAGGATTCCGGGAATTTCTTCCCTGGCCACGGAGGCGTGCTGGATCGGTGCGACAGCCTGATCTTCTCCGTGCCTTTTGCCTATTATTTCATAACCTTGTTCTTATTGCCCTAAGGAGGCACTATGAAGAAAATCGCGATTTTGGGGTCCACCGGTTCCATCGGGACCCAGACCCTGGATGTGGTGGCTGCCAATCCGGAGCGCCTGATGGTTGTGGCCCTGGCGGCCCATCAAAATGATGACTTGCTGGAAAAGCAGATCCGGAAGTTCCATCCGCTGGTGGCGGCTCTTTCGGACGAACAGGCAGCCCGGCGGCTGCGGCAGCGATACGACGGCCCTACGGAGATTCTCAGCGGACCGGAAGGGGTTATGGCCGTGGCCACCTGCAGCGACGCCGATACGGTTGTGGGAGCCATGGTTGGTTATGCAGGGCTGAAACCCACCCTGGCGGCCATTGCGGCCGGGAAGAACATCGCCCTGGCCAACAAGGAGACCCTGGTGGCAGCCGGCAGCCTTGTCATGGATGCCATTAAGAAGAAGGGCGTCCAACTGACTCCTGTGGACAGTGAACACAGTGCCATCTTCCAGTCCCTTCAGGGGAATCAGCACAAAGACCTGAAACGGATCCTGCTGACGGCTTCCGGGGGCCCCTTCCGGGGCAGGAGCAGGGAGGAACTGGAGCACGTGACAGTGGAACAGTGCCTGCACCATCCCACCTGGACCATGGGTACCAAGGTGACCATTGATTCTTCCACCCTGGCCAATAAAGGTCTGGAAGTCATCGAGGCCCACTGGCTGTTCGACGCACCCTATGAGAAAATCGTGCCCATCATCCATCCCCAGAGCATCGTCCATTCGCTGGTAGAATACAGCGACGGGGCAGTGATCGCCCAGTTGGGTGTGGCTGACATGAAGCTGCCCATCCAGTATGCTCTCAGCTATCCGGACCGGTGGCCTGTGGCCTTTGACCAGCTGGACCTGGTCCAGTGCGGGGCTCTTACGTTCTTTGCGCCGGATACCCGCGTGTTCCGGGCACTGCCCCTGGCCATCCAGGCCGGAAAGGCCGGTGGCATCCTGCCCTGTGTGTTCAATGCGGCCAACGAGGTGGCGGTGGCATCTTTCCTGCAGGGGAAACTGACCTTTCTGGGCATTGCCGATCTGATTGAAAAAGTGCTGGAGGCCACACCGAATGTACCGGCGGATTCCTATGAGACCATCGTGGAAGCCGATCGGACGGCCCGGCAGCGGGCGGAAGCCTTCGTGGGGCAGGCACAGTAGGAGGAAGAAATTTTGCTGACGATCCTGGCAGCCATCGTGTTATTCGGTGTGCTGATTACGGTCCATGAACTGGGCCATTTCCTGGTGGCCAAAGGTACGGGGATGCTGGTAACGGAATTCTCCATCGGCTTTGGCCCCAAACTGATCCAACGGAAAATCGGGGAGACCTTGTATTCCCTGCGGCTGTGCCCTCTGGGAGGCTATAACCGGATTGCCGGTATGGAACCGGGTGAACCGGTGACGCCCCGGGGTTTCAATGGCCGTCCCCTGTGGGCCCGGATGCTGGTGATCCTGGCCGGGCCCTTTATGAACTTCCTGCTGCCGGTGGTGATTTTCTTCGGAGTGTTCGCCACCAGCGGCCTGGACATACCAGTGGACAAACCCGTCGCCGGGTCTCTGATGGCCGGGTATCCGGCTGTGGAAGCGGGCCTTCAGGAAGGGGATACCATCCTGCGCATCAACGGCCAGCCCCTGACCCGCTGGAAGGACATCAACAGCCTGGTGCAGGCCAACGGACCCGTACCGGCGAAACTGCTGGTGCAGCGGGGCGACCGCCAGCTGGAACTGACCCTGAAGCCCCAATATGACGGGCAGAGCGGACGGTTCCTGATTGGCATTAAGCCACCGGTGGAACACCGGGAGCTGGGTGTGGGAGAGAGCCTGAAAACGGCGGTTACTTCCGTGTGGAGGATTTCCACTGCCATGGTGGATGGTCTGCGGAAAATTGTCACCGGCAAGGTGAACGCAGAAATCTCCGGTCCCATCGGCGTGGCCCATATGGCCGGAGATGTGGCCGCCCAGGGCGTCATTCCGTACCTGGAATTCATGGCGTTCCTGAGCCTGAACCTGGCCGTTTTGAACCTGGTGCCGATCCCGGCCCTGGACGGTGGCCAGTTCCTGGTGCTGGTGGTGGAAGGCCTGCTGGGCCACGCCCTGGCACCCCGGGCCAAAGAGCTGATCCAGCTGGTGGGCGTGGCCTGCATCATCGCACTGACCCTTTTTGCCACCATGCATGATCTGCTGCATTAGGAGGGAAAATATGGAAAGAAGAAAATCCCGTCCGGTCACCATTGGCCGTGTGACCATCGGTGGAACCCATCCGGTGGCGGTCCAATCCATGACCAATACCAAAACAGAGAATGTGGCTGCCACGGTGGAGCAGATCCATCGGCTGACAGAACGGGGCTGTGAGATCATCCGCTGTGCCGTGCCAACCCTGGAGGCGGCCAAAGCCCTGGCGGACATTAAGAAACAGATTGCCATTCCCCTGGTTGCCGACATCCATTTTGATTATCGGCTGGCTCTCCAGGCCCTGGAAAGTGGGGTGGATGCCCTGCGGCTGAACCCGGGGAACATCGGAGGCCGGGACCGGGTGGAAAAGGTGGTCACCGCTGCCAAAACCCGTCAGGTCCCCATCCGCATCGGGGTGAACGCCGGCTCCCTGCCCAGGGACCTGCTGGCCAAATACGGTCACCCTTCGGCCCAGGCCATGGTGGAAGCAGCCTGGCGGCATATTCATATTTTGGAAGAGATGGATTATAATAATATCGTCATTTCCTTAAAGGCCCATGATGTGCCCCTGACCCTGGAAGCCTACCGGCTCATGGCCAGGGAATGCGACTATCCCCTCCATGTGGGGGTGACGGAAGCCGGCACCATCCACAGTGGCCTCATCAAAAGCGCTGTGGGCATTGGGACCCTGCTGGCTGAGGGCATCGGCGATACCATCCGGGTTTCTCTGACCGGGGATCCGCTGGCGGAAATCGATGCCGGGTTCGAGATCCTGAAATCCCTGGGCCTGCGGCAGCACGGACCCACCCTGGTGTCCTGTCCCACCTGCGGTCGGACCAGTGTGAGCCTGGAAAAAATGGCCCGGGAAGTGGAGACCCGTCTGTCGCACATCCGGCAACCCATCACCGTAGCCGTGATGGGCTGTGTGGTGAACGGCCCCGGGGAAGCCCGGGAAGCAGACGTGGGCATTGCCGGCGGCTGCGGAGAAGGGCTGATCTTCCGCAAGGGAAAGATCCTGCGGAAAGTGCCGGAAGACCGGCTGGTTGAAGAGTTGTTCAATGAAATCGATACAATCATCAAAGAAAGGAAGAACTGAGAATGCGCGTTTCCCAATTGTATGCACCTACATTACGAGAGGTACCGGCAGAAGCTGTGATTGAAAGCCACAAGCTGATGCTGCGGGCCGGCTATATCCGAAAGGTGGCCGGCGGCCTGTACAGCTATCTGCCCCTGGCCTGGCGGAGCCTGCGGAAAATCGAACAGATCATCCGGGAGGAAATGGTTCCCACGGGTGCCCAGGAAATCATGATGCCGGTGCTGCAACCTTCTGAAATCTGGCAGGAGAGCGGCCGGTGGCCTGCTTACGGTGCCGAAATGTTCAAACTGAAAGATCGGCACGGCCGTGATTTCTGTCTGGGGCCCACCCACGAGGAACTGGTGACCACCCTGGTGCGGGACGACC
This region of Acidaminococcus timonensis genomic DNA includes:
- a CDS encoding alanyl-tRNA editing protein yields the protein MTKKLYENDSLLKTCEAQVLACEQKDDHYEVTLDQTVIFPEGGGQLSDRGWLDTVPVFYASEAGPDVHHWTNTPVEVGKKVQVKLDWAVRLDRMQQHCGEHILSYAFWKTCGANNVGFHMNEDSVFIDLDKEIDEETAEKAERMANQCLWANEPITLHYVDSTELGNYPLRKKNEKLRGTVRLVDIRNGDICTCCGTHPPFTGMVGSIQIIRFVRHKGGSRVEFLCGARALTEMHKRNQVLEDTSNFLSVKADGVLPAVEKLHQEILELRGQVREKTQELIRFQLPERLEKAPTFSDGTRLLVLTLEGTAQEGKSAMKLASAEPKVLAAVFTKDGERLMYQFALSEGATGDCKACCQQANALFQGRGGGRPQSAQGGGTAGDDWQEKIKELEKQILG
- the rpsB gene encoding 30S ribosomal protein S2, whose protein sequence is MAIVSMKQLLEAGVHFGHQTRRWNPKMAPYIFTERNGIYIIDLQQTVKKVEECYSFLRELAAQGGTVLFVGTKKQAQAAIKEEAERCGMFYVNERWLGGMLTNFKTIQTRIKRLHELEKMEEDGTFDLLPKKEVIVLRHEMAKLEKYLGGIKNMKKLPSALFVIDPRKEHNAIMEARKLHIPIVATVDTNCDPDEVDYLMPANDDAIRAVRLLTSKMADAVLEGKASAVDEEAAAADEKAAADDKDAE
- the tsf gene encoding translation elongation factor Ts; its protein translation is MAITASMVKDLRDRTGAGMMDCKKALTATNGDMDAAIDFLREKGLSKAAKKASRVAAEGLVEAYVDEANKVAVLVEVNCETDFVANTDEYKNLVLSIAKHIAANKPADVAALNDQIFLGTDKKVSEVITEAIAKIGEKIDIRRFTVYEYGNDTLGHYIHGAGRIGVLVELEGGDTEVAKDVAMHIAAANPSYLDRTLVPAAELDHEKEVLAEQAKNEGKPEKIIEKMVQGRIQKFYKEICLVDQEFIKDPDKSVGALLKEHNAKAKRYVRYQLGEGIEKKKEDFAAEVASFVK
- the pyrH gene encoding UMP kinase; its protein translation is MSGNRKFKRVILKLSGEALAGDKGYGIDPKTVDHIAAQIQAVHESGLDVAVVNGGGNIWRGLAGASKGMDRATADYMGMLATVINSLALQDALENRGVPTRVQTAIEMRAIAEPYIRRRAVRHLEKGRVVIFAAGTGNPYFSTDTTAALRAAEIEADAILMAKKGVDGVYDSDPAKNPNAVKFDHLEYIEVIQRNLGVMDSTAISLCMDNHIPIVVFNIDQEGNILKAAAGEKIGTLVGGF
- the frr gene encoding ribosome recycling factor translates to MATIAELQTKTQEKMDRALKALRVELTNIRTGRATPSLLDQVKVDYYGAPTPVTQVANVSVPEPRMIMIQPWDRSLLKVIEKAIMTSDLGLNPNNDGQVIRLNLPLLTEERRKELVKVVNKKGEASRVEIRNIRRDFNEAVKKMLKAKEITEDDSKAALDKSQKLTDEYTKKIDDTLAQKEKEVMSV
- a CDS encoding indolepyruvate ferredoxin oxidoreductase subunit alpha, which translates into the protein MAHKINQDECIGCGSCAGTCPVGAISEDNGKYKVDEASCIDCDACTGACPTGAIKAE
- a CDS encoding isoprenyl transferase; protein product: MLKKLLGLTLPNCKDPEGREVDLSQIRPELVPQHVAIIMDGNGRWARAQGKPRTFGHAAGARTLRRIVKFADKLGIKALSVYAFSTENWKRPITEVHFIMDLLVEYLTKELEEFNQYNVRIRFMGAREGLPDAVLEKMDHALEVTRDNTGIILNIAINYGGQRELVGAMKEIATLVKEGQLQPEDINEKTIEEHLYTRGMPAPDLLIRTGGDLRVSNFMLWQIAYSEFWTTPVFWPDFSEELLAEAVLSYEKRDRRFGGLNQK
- a CDS encoding phosphatidate cytidylyltransferase, coding for MGQRIRTAIVAIPIALCLIKLGGLPFALGVLLLGLVGFREFQDMLTKDGIQVYRAMGMAGTCLLILAAGAGHGDWLLPLVTLFSLLVMLEGLYCYAQGHFPENTGLTCMALVYLGLPFAHFILLRELTGPVHTLPLWGPMSLGEALLWTVMFATWASDTFAYFGGRAFGRTKLLPRVSPKKTREGALCGFIGCVLTVWLLGNVWLGYPLLPVLLLGIGIGIFAPLGDLVESILKRSCDIKDSGNFFPGHGGVLDRCDSLIFSVPFAYYFITLFLLP
- a CDS encoding 1-deoxy-D-xylulose-5-phosphate reductoisomerase yields the protein MKKIAILGSTGSIGTQTLDVVAANPERLMVVALAAHQNDDLLEKQIRKFHPLVAALSDEQAARRLRQRYDGPTEILSGPEGVMAVATCSDADTVVGAMVGYAGLKPTLAAIAAGKNIALANKETLVAAGSLVMDAIKKKGVQLTPVDSEHSAIFQSLQGNQHKDLKRILLTASGGPFRGRSREELEHVTVEQCLHHPTWTMGTKVTIDSSTLANKGLEVIEAHWLFDAPYEKIVPIIHPQSIVHSLVEYSDGAVIAQLGVADMKLPIQYALSYPDRWPVAFDQLDLVQCGALTFFAPDTRVFRALPLAIQAGKAGGILPCVFNAANEVAVASFLQGKLTFLGIADLIEKVLEATPNVPADSYETIVEADRTARQRAEAFVGQAQ
- the rseP gene encoding RIP metalloprotease RseP: MLTILAAIVLFGVLITVHELGHFLVAKGTGMLVTEFSIGFGPKLIQRKIGETLYSLRLCPLGGYNRIAGMEPGEPVTPRGFNGRPLWARMLVILAGPFMNFLLPVVIFFGVFATSGLDIPVDKPVAGSLMAGYPAVEAGLQEGDTILRINGQPLTRWKDINSLVQANGPVPAKLLVQRGDRQLELTLKPQYDGQSGRFLIGIKPPVEHRELGVGESLKTAVTSVWRISTAMVDGLRKIVTGKVNAEISGPIGVAHMAGDVAAQGVIPYLEFMAFLSLNLAVLNLVPIPALDGGQFLVLVVEGLLGHALAPRAKELIQLVGVACIIALTLFATMHDLLH
- the ispG gene encoding flavodoxin-dependent (E)-4-hydroxy-3-methylbut-2-enyl-diphosphate synthase; the protein is MERRKSRPVTIGRVTIGGTHPVAVQSMTNTKTENVAATVEQIHRLTERGCEIIRCAVPTLEAAKALADIKKQIAIPLVADIHFDYRLALQALESGVDALRLNPGNIGGRDRVEKVVTAAKTRQVPIRIGVNAGSLPRDLLAKYGHPSAQAMVEAAWRHIHILEEMDYNNIVISLKAHDVPLTLEAYRLMARECDYPLHVGVTEAGTIHSGLIKSAVGIGTLLAEGIGDTIRVSLTGDPLAEIDAGFEILKSLGLRQHGPTLVSCPTCGRTSVSLEKMAREVETRLSHIRQPITVAVMGCVVNGPGEAREADVGIAGGCGEGLIFRKGKILRKVPEDRLVEELFNEIDTIIKERKN